In the Necator americanus strain Aroian chromosome X, whole genome shotgun sequence genome, ATGGATAGCATACAAGAATACGATCTGCTCGTTGAACATCATCATGATCGCACGAGAAAGGCTCAGAACTCCAAAACCACCCAGAGACGCCGGTTCTCGGAAACTTttgagctgatacgtcagcgtggagctgcgCGAGCCGCGGGCAatcaagaactcacgtccgagctcgcaaggctttacAGAGAGGCGACAAAAGAAGACGTCAGAGAGAGAAGAGTAGAAGTGTTGGTTGAAACTGCAGAGGCAGGAAAGAGCATTAGCTTCGCCCCTCGAAGATTCGCCTATCGAAAAACATGGATGAGTGCTCTCCGGAATGGAACAACcacagcatcgagaaggggaatggagaaaatcattcaCGACTTTTAcactgatctcttcgacagccatgtccactcgACTCGGCATTGTTTTCGGATTGCAGCTGAGGATAGGTAACAAAGTGACTACAGCTAAAGTATTGCCCGAAATCACCTCCGAAAAGTTTTCTAAGGACATTTGTATTTGCTGCCGTGaactatttctttttactaGCTTATTAAATCTGATCGTTCTCATTAGTTTCGCCTACTCTCCATTACCTCTCTGGCAGACCCACAAGTCACTGATTTTGTAGGGGCGACGCAGGTTTTGTGCTTGCGAAGCTACATTGAACAATGAAAATCACTGAATACATTACTGAGTAATGTATTCAGTGATCTTCATTGTTCAATGTAGCCCATTCGAAGTAAAAGACAGCCTCCTCATGAAATTATGGATGTACAGAAACAACGGCTCGAAATTCCATACGAGCCAGCATTAATTCTATTTATATAAGAGGGCGCTCACAATTAACTGTAGAATATATCAGAATATACGCATACATAGTATTTGATAGATATTCGGAGATTTGTCTTGGAATCATATACGCCTTGGATTTTTATGTCAAACCTCCGACCTCTGTTCTTTCTTGCCTTTTCACAGGGTTTTTCGCACTATCCTGCGATTCCACACGTCACACCGCGTTGCAACATGCTGCGATGTGTGGGGCACAACGTCAAGGAGTAATTACAATAGTTTGGCGATAGTTCTGCACTTCACACCCGACTCTCATTTTGTTGATGGCGGCTAGGGTTGAGAAACAGGGTATTGAACGAGGACTGTGGACAAGTCAGTTTGATGAAAGATCGAAGAAGAGAGCCTTCTGAAATGATGGAGTCAGTATAAACGGGAGATATCAGATCATGAAGTTTATAGTGAGCATAGAAGAGCATCGGGAAACACTACTTGAAATTGCACAGCTACCGTCTCTACAGGGTACAACCTTTTTGTCGTGTGAAGAACCTAGTGGGCAAGAAGAAGTTAATGTCAAAATCCGCAGGGGTGCCTTCCTAACATTGCGAAAACATGCTAGAAGATTTTCACTGTTGATGTCCCCTACAACATGTACAATCGTCACCATCTGATTAATTTTGGCAGCAAGTCATCTAGAAAGCTTTGCGTTCGCGGAGAACCCAGTTTCCGAAGTCTGCCATGAGGGAAGATCCCGGTGGTGTTCATGGGCAAGAACGTGGAACTGAATTCGTATACCTCTTCTGATAATCAGTGATCTTGGAGATCGAAACGTCCATTATAGGAACTGTTGTCTTTTCACGTAATCTGCAGCAGTCGCATTATTGCGGCGACTCAATTCTATTGCTTCTAATTTCAACTCTCAACAATATAATTCCCAAAAATCATATAGAAAAAGCCAGCAGGGGAGGTTTCGGAACGCATGATAAACTATGAAATACCTGGCTTTGAAGCTTACGAATGTGAGGGGTAAGTGTCTCCGACCAAGTTTGACACACACTTAGCAGAGAAAGCACAAACATGAACACTGATGAAATGATGATTTTGGGGAGAAAGCTACTGGAAGAGTGATATTGCTGTGCTAAAGAAATAGGAGCACCAAGAGCAATAGAACCTAGAATGAAATACAACATCTTGGAAATCGCCGAAAACAAGGGAAGCTTGTTTGCCACAGAAGTTCGATCAGTGGAAATTTAACAGTCTTAGTTTCGATGTCCCAAAGTTTGAGAAGATAActtaaatggaagaaaatcgtTGTTACAACTCCTGGACGTAATGACTTTCATGCGCTGCAGTTTGCATCCAGTATAACTATGAGAAGTAGCGACGCTTTCTTCACTTGCCTACTACGTTTTCGCATTCGATTCgacattcaaataaaaacaccgaAAAGTCGTAGGTTTTGGACCAGGAAGTCAAAGTCTAGCACATTAATCAATTTATGGACTTTGACATTTGAACAGCCCTGACTAAATGCATGTGTTTAGGTGGGATTAACAGATTTAAATTAACACCGTCACATTCATATTAACTAAACTAGTGTTGGGAACACACAATTATCTCCAACTCAAAGTCATCCCTTATTTCAGCTCGGAGACAGCGCGGATTTGTATGAGGATCGCCAGATTGGCGAGCACTGACACATCCCCAATTGTCGATAGAAGGTCATCATGCCTGCGGCAGCAGATGGACACACAATGAATGCCCGCCCTCCGAGCATGACCCACCATAAAAACACGTTTGCATGAAACTCGCCTCTGTTCGACATGTTCTCTCTATTCAGTCTACTCTTCCTCTTGGAATCACATGCAAAGCGGGTTCAtctatctttttgtttttttagttctttttttttcggaaatcaCTCCAAGTGCTACTCTAGCCAGTTGAGCACCTTCGTTTCTAATTCGTCTTAATTTTCGTTCATGAAATATTAAATACGTACTGTCACATgttataataaaatagaatatttaCCCATTACAAGTCCCGCAGTCCAGTTTTGTGATCCATTTGAGACTAAATAAGCCGATGTCTGCACTTCTAGAAATTTACTACCGTTGTCTTTCCTATACTACATCCCTCCATACTTCACTTAGCACCATTGCTTGACTATGACTAGTATTAGACTATTATTTCTTCTATCTAACTCCAGTTTGCTCCGtaggaattctttttttttgaaccttgTTTTGTT is a window encoding:
- a CDS encoding hypothetical protein (NECATOR_CHRX.G26491.T1); its protein translation is MWIKMDSIQEYDLLVEHHHDRTRKAQNSKTTQRRRFSETFELIRQRGAARAAGNQELTSELARLYREATKEDVRERRVEVLVETAEAGKSISFAPRRFAYRKTWMSALRNGTTTASRRGMEKIIHDFYTDLFDSHVHSTRHCFRIAAEDR
- a CDS encoding hypothetical protein (NECATOR_CHRX.G26491.T2) encodes the protein MDSIQEYDLLVEHHHDRTRKAQNSKTTQRRRFSETFELIRQRGAARAAGNQELTSELARLYREATKEDVRERRVEVLVETAEAGKSISFAPRRFAYRKTWMSALRNGTTTASRRGMEKIIHDFYTDLFDSHVHSTRHCFRIAAEDR